A single uncultured Fusobacterium sp. DNA region contains:
- the rpe gene encoding ribulose-phosphate 3-epimerase produces the protein MNKNIKIAPSILSADFSRLGEEIEAIDRAGADYVHIDIMDGIFVPNITFGAPVVKAVRNRTKLVFDVHLMIDRPERYIDDFVKAGADLITVHAESTLHLHRVIQQIKAHGIKAGVSLNPATPVDVLKYIINDIDMVLVMSVNPGFGGQKFIPSAVEKIKDVRALSQDVDIQVDGGITADTIGQCIEAGANIFVAGSYVFSGDYEERINLLKRG, from the coding sequence ATGAATAAAAATATTAAAATAGCTCCTTCAATATTATCAGCAGATTTTAGCAGATTAGGGGAAGAGATTGAGGCAATAGATAGAGCAGGTGCAGACTATGTACATATAGATATTATGGATGGAATTTTCGTACCAAACATCACTTTTGGAGCTCCTGTTGTAAAAGCTGTAAGAAATAGAACTAAACTTGTTTTTGATGTACACTTAATGATAGATAGACCTGAAAGATATATTGATGACTTCGTAAAAGCTGGAGCAGACTTAATAACTGTTCATGCTGAATCTACACTACATCTTCACAGAGTTATTCAACAAATTAAAGCTCATGGAATAAAAGCAGGAGTATCTTTAAACCCTGCTACTCCAGTTGATGTATTAAAATATATTATCAATGATATTGATATGGTACTTGTTATGAGTGTAAATCCAGGATTTGGAGGACAAAAATTTATACCAAGTGCAGTTGAAAAGATAAAAGATGTAAGAGCATTGAGTCAAGATGTAGATATTCAAGTTGATGGAGGAATTACAGCGGATACTATTGGACAATGTATCGAGGCTGGAGCAAATATATTTGTTGCTGGTTCTTATGTATTTTCAGGAGATTATGAGGAAAGAATAAATTTATTAAAGAGAGGGTAA
- a CDS encoding dipeptidase codes for MKIFDGHADIWFDVASKRKKGLENIVKNYHYDRFNAGKIMGGIFVAYLDDESVVVDDEKEMMYMVNSAMHELRENQDLFNIIKNQGDFNRGLVSEKMNVLMGIEGLRAIKENLDWLDTFYTLGFRHASLTWNEQNALATGARGDENRGITPLGIEAVKKLNRLGMVVDVSHANEKSFWGIYEASSKPIIASHSNARSLCDHMRNLRDEQIKAIAETGGLVGAVAFKGFVSANKEEQTLSKYVDHIDHMVNLVGVKHVGIGFDFCEYLHDDRDGRDMNPLGLEDASKAQDVIAELRKRGYKEEDIRKIAYENFMRVIENTLIK; via the coding sequence ATGAAGATATTTGACGGACATGCTGATATTTGGTTTGATGTGGCATCTAAAAGAAAAAAGGGGTTAGAAAACATAGTAAAAAATTATCACTATGATAGATTTAATGCTGGAAAAATCATGGGGGGAATTTTTGTAGCTTATCTTGATGATGAAAGTGTTGTTGTAGATGATGAAAAAGAGATGATGTATATGGTAAACTCTGCAATGCACGAATTAAGAGAAAATCAAGATCTATTTAATATTATAAAAAATCAAGGGGACTTTAATAGAGGTCTTGTAAGTGAAAAAATGAATGTTCTTATGGGAATAGAAGGATTAAGAGCTATAAAAGAGAATCTTGATTGGCTAGATACTTTCTATACTCTTGGATTTAGACATGCCTCTCTTACTTGGAATGAACAAAATGCCTTAGCAACAGGAGCTAGAGGAGATGAAAATAGAGGAATTACTCCACTTGGAATAGAAGCAGTAAAAAAATTGAATAGATTGGGAATGGTTGTGGATGTTTCACATGCTAATGAAAAAAGCTTTTGGGGAATCTATGAGGCAAGTAGTAAGCCTATTATAGCATCACACTCAAATGCAAGAAGCTTATGTGATCATATGAGAAACCTAAGAGATGAGCAGATAAAAGCAATAGCTGAAACAGGGGGACTTGTAGGAGCAGTGGCTTTTAAAGGCTTTGTAAGTGCTAATAAAGAGGAACAAACTCTTTCAAAATATGTAGATCACATTGATCATATGGTTAATTTAGTAGGGGTAAAACATGTTGGAATAGGTTTTGATTTCTGCGAATATCTACATGATGATAGAGATGGTAGAGATATGAATCCTCTTGGATTAGAAGATGCTTCAAAAGCTCAAGATGTAATTGCTGAGCTTAGAAAAAGAGGATATAAAGAGGAAGATATTAGAAAAATAGCATATGAAAACTTTATGAGAGTAATTGAAAATACATTGATAAAATAA
- a CDS encoding MarR family transcriptional regulator — MSANIKKVDELLGNFYKLFFKSEDMALKRGIKCLTHTELHLIEAIGQESLTMNELSDKIGITMGTATVAVSKLTEKGFIARVRSNSDRRKVFVSLTPKGASALTYHNNYHKMIMSSITENIPKEELEHFISVFEIILDSLKKKTNDFRPLVITDFPVGSRVSIVEIKGTPIVQNYFASHGVENFTVIEIMESDNKDNFILKKNDGELLVLDILDAKNLIGIKKD, encoded by the coding sequence ATGAGTGCAAATATTAAAAAGGTAGATGAATTATTGGGGAACTTCTATAAACTATTTTTTAAAAGTGAAGATATGGCTCTAAAAAGAGGGATAAAATGTCTTACTCATACAGAACTTCATTTGATAGAGGCAATAGGGCAAGAATCATTAACTATGAATGAGTTGTCAGATAAGATTGGAATTACAATGGGAACAGCTACTGTTGCTGTTTCTAAACTTACAGAAAAAGGATTTATAGCTAGAGTTAGATCAAATTCAGATAGAAGAAAGGTTTTTGTTTCACTTACTCCTAAAGGAGCTAGTGCTTTAACATACCATAACAACTATCATAAAATGATTATGTCAAGTATCACAGAAAATATTCCAAAAGAGGAGTTAGAACATTTTATAAGTGTATTTGAAATTATCCTTGATTCTTTGAAAAAGAAAACAAATGATTTTAGACCACTTGTAATTACTGATTTCCCTGTTGGAAGTAGAGTATCAATAGTTGAAATTAAAGGAACTCCAATAGTTCAAAACTATTTTGCTAGTCACGGAGTTGAAAACTTTACAGTTATTGAGATCATGGAAAGTGATAATAAAGATAACTTTATTTTAAAGAAAAATGATGGAGAACTTTTAGTACTTGATATTCTTGATGCTAAAAATCTTATTGGAATTAAAAAAGATTAA
- a CDS encoding LysE family transporter, giving the protein MDLTFFKGIITGLILSLPFGPVGIYCMEKTLVEGQKEGYISSLGMVTIDVVYGLTALLFLNQVEDIVKQYECYLETGIAIFLLVVGLKKMSNKMKLKKVEADPVGLIQNYFTTFFIALANISSIFTIMVIFTTLRLFDSDSEYIPFMVSSGIFIGGALEWFTTTYLLSHWRRTITEENLIKISRISGLIIFIFGIITLFHSLNQIIFR; this is encoded by the coding sequence TTGGACTTAACATTTTTTAAAGGAATTATTACTGGCTTAATTCTTTCGCTTCCTTTTGGTCCAGTTGGAATATATTGCATGGAAAAAACATTAGTGGAGGGGCAAAAAGAAGGATATATATCCTCTCTAGGAATGGTAACTATAGATGTTGTTTATGGCTTAACAGCTCTTTTATTTCTTAATCAAGTAGAAGATATTGTAAAACAATATGAGTGTTACCTTGAAACAGGTATAGCTATATTCCTTTTAGTTGTAGGACTTAAAAAAATGTCAAATAAGATGAAACTAAAAAAAGTTGAAGCTGATCCTGTTGGGCTAATTCAAAACTATTTTACAACTTTCTTTATAGCTCTTGCTAATATTTCAAGTATTTTTACCATTATGGTTATCTTTACAACTTTAAGACTTTTTGATTCTGATAGTGAGTATATACCTTTTATGGTAAGTAGTGGTATTTTTATAGGTGGAGCTTTAGAGTGGTTTACAACTACATATCTTCTTTCTCACTGGAGAAGAACTATTACTGAGGAAAATTTAATAAAAATTTCAAGAATATCAGGATTAATAATTTTTATTTTTGGAATAATAACACTTTTTCATTCATTAAATCAAATCATTTTTAGATAA
- a CDS encoding alanine racemase, producing the protein MVINSIRMFLDQKNLLHNIEYLKKVKNKDILPVVKANAYGHGVNVIVPALYSAGQREFAVARYVEAENILKLNLGNDIRILVFESIGDMELIKNTPNIDIAINSMTELKEAIEAGIDSKRMQIKIDFGFGRNGVFHYEVSELKDYIIKNNLYLGGIFTHLFAVNYRDGLKIIEDFTEIVNSIGRERFEKIHLQNSAAVMNYNCEIATHLRVGMLIYGLQEVGYYDPNLKQVFSLEGQIAGVREVENSKYVAYELKSDLDIPDCKYIAKVKIGYGDGFLKKNEKSKCIINNKEFKIAEVTMDNTFIEVDESVKEGDKIYLYRDITKEVNFIGMNIYELLTILSPRIPRVLK; encoded by the coding sequence ATGGTTATTAATTCTATTAGAATGTTTTTGGATCAAAAAAACCTTTTACACAACATAGAGTATCTGAAAAAAGTTAAAAATAAAGATATACTTCCAGTTGTAAAAGCTAATGCTTATGGACATGGTGTAAATGTAATTGTTCCTGCTTTGTATAGTGCAGGCCAAAGGGAATTTGCTGTAGCTCGTTATGTAGAAGCTGAAAATATTTTAAAATTAAATTTAGGAAATGATATTAGAATTCTTGTTTTTGAAAGCATTGGAGATATGGAATTAATAAAAAATACACCTAATATTGATATTGCTATTAATTCAATGACAGAATTAAAAGAGGCTATTGAGGCGGGAATAGACTCTAAAAGAATGCAGATAAAAATTGATTTTGGATTTGGTAGAAATGGGGTATTTCACTATGAAGTATCTGAATTGAAAGATTATATTATAAAAAATAATCTTTATTTAGGTGGAATTTTTACACATCTTTTTGCTGTTAATTATAGAGATGGTTTAAAAATTATAGAAGATTTTACTGAGATAGTAAATAGTATTGGAAGAGAGAGATTTGAAAAGATTCATTTACAAAATAGTGCTGCTGTAATGAATTATAACTGTGAAATTGCAACACATTTAAGAGTAGGAATGTTGATTTATGGATTACAAGAGGTAGGATATTATGATCCTAACTTAAAACAAGTTTTTTCTTTAGAAGGACAAATAGCTGGAGTAAGAGAGGTGGAAAATAGTAAATATGTTGCTTATGAGTTAAAATCTGATTTAGATATTCCAGACTGTAAATATATAGCAAAGGTAAAAATAGGTTATGGAGATGGATTCTTAAAAAAGAATGAAAAAAGTAAATGTATTATAAATAATAAAGAGTTTAAAATTGCTGAAGTAACTATGGATAATACTTTTATTGAGGTTGATGAAAGTGTAAAAGAGGGAGACAAAATATATTTATATAGAGATATTACTAAAGAAGTTAACTTTATAGGTATGAATATCTATGAGTTACTAACTATATTAAGTCCTCGTATCCCTAGAGTGTTAAAATAA
- a CDS encoding NFACT family protein — protein MFYIDGISLNKIRDELKRELTGKKINKITKNTETSLSVFFGKTELVFSCNPTFPICYISNSKEGVLENSTGLAANMRKHLLNAMLTDVEQLGFDRILVFKFARINELGEVKNYSIIFEIMGKYSNFILVDGENKIVDLLKRFSLEENRLRAMFPGLQYEQPVIDEKISPIEVGAEEFNRFIEEKTLLKNVEGIGKLTVSNIKGYCDFKNILDTPLSPKIFLNNKRIVLGTVLNIIPKEKYDEVLEFDSFREVINYYINTENLSSSFDTLKTRLLDNINKKVKKNNKILSILKAEAEEKSDFEKYKELGDILAASIYSIKRGMISLKTYDFYNNREIEIPLEPQLSPQENLEKTYKKYNKLKRGMEANARRNKEINEDLEYLNSVKLFIDSSDDTNNLKLIQDELVAQGYLKVQQKKGNKKKVNKEIGYGVLEFEDYRILYGRNNIENDNLTFKVAEKNDIWLHSKNIPGSHVIIKASLVTDEMLMKGAEVAAFYSKSSTGDKISVDYTQKRYINKPKGGKPGFVTYINEKNIVVAKPEKI, from the coding sequence ATGTTTTACATTGATGGAATATCACTGAATAAGATAAGAGATGAATTAAAAAGAGAACTTACAGGGAAAAAAATAAATAAGATAACAAAAAATACCGAAACATCACTATCAGTTTTCTTTGGAAAAACAGAGTTAGTTTTCTCTTGTAACCCTACTTTTCCTATTTGCTATATTTCAAACTCTAAAGAGGGTGTTTTAGAAAATAGTACAGGACTTGCAGCTAATATGAGAAAACATCTATTAAATGCTATGTTGACAGATGTAGAGCAACTTGGTTTTGATAGAATATTGGTATTTAAATTTGCTAGAATAAATGAGCTTGGAGAAGTGAAGAACTACTCTATAATTTTTGAAATTATGGGAAAATACTCTAACTTTATTTTAGTTGATGGGGAAAATAAGATAGTTGATCTATTAAAACGTTTCTCACTTGAAGAGAATAGATTGAGAGCTATGTTCCCAGGATTACAATATGAACAACCTGTAATAGATGAAAAAATATCTCCTATTGAGGTAGGAGCAGAGGAGTTTAATAGATTTATAGAAGAAAAAACTCTTCTTAAAAATGTAGAGGGAATTGGAAAACTGACAGTTTCTAATATAAAAGGTTATTGTGATTTTAAAAATATATTAGATACCCCTCTATCACCAAAAATATTTTTAAATAATAAAAGAATTGTTTTAGGAACAGTTTTAAATATTATTCCAAAGGAAAAATATGATGAAGTATTGGAATTTGATAGTTTTAGAGAAGTTATAAACTACTATATTAACACTGAAAATCTATCTAGTTCCTTTGATACTTTAAAAACAAGACTTTTAGATAATATTAATAAAAAAGTAAAGAAAAATAATAAAATCCTTTCTATTTTAAAAGCTGAGGCTGAAGAGAAAAGTGATTTTGAAAAGTATAAGGAGCTAGGAGATATTTTAGCTGCCTCAATATACTCTATAAAAAGAGGTATGATAAGTTTAAAAACTTATGATTTCTACAATAATAGAGAGATTGAAATTCCTTTAGAACCTCAACTTTCTCCACAAGAAAACCTTGAAAAAACATATAAGAAGTATAATAAGTTAAAAAGAGGAATGGAGGCTAATGCTAGAAGAAATAAAGAGATTAATGAGGACTTAGAGTATCTAAACAGTGTTAAACTTTTTATCGATAGTAGTGATGATACTAATAATTTAAAATTGATTCAAGATGAGTTAGTTGCACAAGGATATTTAAAAGTTCAGCAAAAGAAAGGCAACAAGAAAAAAGTCAATAAAGAGATAGGATATGGAGTTCTTGAGTTTGAAGATTATAGAATTTTATATGGAAGAAACAATATTGAAAATGACAACCTTACTTTTAAAGTAGCTGAAAAAAATGATATTTGGCTACACTCAAAAAATATTCCAGGATCACATGTTATTATAAAGGCAAGTTTAGTGACAGATGAGATGCTTATGAAAGGAGCAGAAGTAGCTGCTTTCTATTCTAAGAGTAGTACTGGGGATAAAATCAGCGTTGACTATACTCAAAAAAGATATATAAATAAGCCAAAAGGTGGAAAGCCAGGATTTGTTACATATATAAATGAAAAAAATATTGTTGTAGCTAAACCTGAAAAGATTTAG
- the mnmA gene encoding tRNA 2-thiouridine(34) synthase MnmA has protein sequence MNNINNEFSKYLEYDENNKNTTIAVAMSGGVDSSTVAYLLKKQGYNVIGVTMRTCKPEDEDAKKVCDDLGIPFYLLDVTKDFKEKVIDYFVDEYLHGKTPNPCMICNRYIKLGKLIDFARSKGADFMATGHYTQLKDGVLSMGDDMGKDQVYFLSQMNKENLKYLKFPIGDLEKSKVRELAELLGVRVYAKKDSQEICFVEDGKLKEFLMAATKGRAGKPGNIVDTDGKILGKHKGLSFYTIGQRKGLGIAVEKPLYVVELDSKRNCVVVGSNEMLFKDSLKAEKINLISVDKIEDLDNLECWAKTRSRDQLHKCRLSLLDDGNIEVHFIEEKVRAVTPGQGVVFYDKDRKVVASGFIL, from the coding sequence ATGAATAACATTAACAACGAGTTTTCAAAATACCTTGAATATGATGAAAACAACAAAAATACTACAATAGCTGTGGCTATGAGTGGTGGTGTAGATAGCTCAACAGTGGCATATCTACTAAAAAAACAGGGGTACAATGTAATCGGTGTCACTATGAGAACATGCAAACCTGAAGATGAAGATGCTAAAAAAGTTTGTGATGATTTAGGTATTCCTTTCTATCTCCTTGATGTAACAAAGGATTTTAAAGAAAAGGTAATTGATTATTTTGTAGATGAATATCTACATGGAAAAACTCCAAATCCATGTATGATATGTAATAGATATATTAAACTTGGTAAACTTATTGATTTTGCTCGTTCTAAAGGGGCAGATTTTATGGCTACTGGGCATTATACTCAATTGAAAGATGGTGTTCTTTCAATGGGTGACGACATGGGAAAAGATCAAGTTTATTTCCTTTCTCAAATGAATAAAGAAAATCTAAAATATTTAAAATTCCCAATAGGAGATTTAGAAAAATCAAAAGTTAGAGAGTTAGCTGAACTTTTAGGAGTAAGAGTTTATGCTAAAAAAGATTCTCAAGAGATCTGTTTTGTTGAAGATGGAAAATTAAAAGAGTTTTTAATGGCAGCTACTAAGGGAAGAGCAGGTAAACCAGGAAATATAGTTGATACAGATGGAAAAATTTTAGGAAAACATAAGGGATTATCTTTCTATACTATTGGACAAAGAAAAGGGCTAGGAATAGCAGTTGAGAAACCTCTTTATGTTGTAGAGTTAGACTCAAAAAGAAACTGTGTTGTAGTTGGAAGCAATGAGATGCTTTTCAAAGATAGTTTAAAAGCTGAAAAAATAAATCTTATCTCTGTAGATAAAATAGAGGATTTAGATAATTTAGAGTGTTGGGCAAAAACACGTTCAAGAGATCAACTTCATAAATGCAGATTATCTCTTTTAGATGATGGTAATATTGAAGTTCATTTTATTGAAGAAAAAGTTAGAGCTGTTACTCCCGGGCAAGGGGTTGTTTTCTATGATAAAGATAGAAAAGTAGTGGCTAGTGGATTTATTTTATAA
- a CDS encoding PhzF family phenazine biosynthesis protein, whose product MERKLWIYDSFTNEKFKGNPAGVVLDGKGLEEEQMQLIARELGYPETVFIFKDSSKIKVRFFTPKEEIDLCGHATIAYGTALVESGMIDVNEGENRIDIETNLGILPIIITIENKKVKNIMMYQASPKLSKDFILDRERLAKSLNISKDDFREDIDIVKAYTGVWDLMIPLKSKEALDNIDGNMNLIKELSRELGIISLHPFYLAENKQLYARNLAPIVDIDEEAATGTSNGALTYYLYSLGIVSDREEISVIQGEQMGRKSEIRGKIQIENGEIKVLIGGTALKIIEGVLLNQ is encoded by the coding sequence ATGGAGAGAAAACTTTGGATATATGATTCTTTTACTAATGAGAAATTTAAGGGAAATCCAGCAGGAGTTGTGTTAGATGGTAAGGGGTTAGAGGAAGAGCAAATGCAACTAATAGCTAGAGAGTTAGGATATCCTGAAACAGTTTTTATTTTTAAAGATAGTTCTAAGATTAAAGTGAGATTTTTTACTCCTAAAGAGGAGATTGATCTGTGTGGACACGCTACTATTGCCTATGGAACAGCTCTTGTAGAAAGTGGTATGATTGATGTTAATGAGGGAGAAAATAGAATTGATATTGAAACAAATCTTGGAATTTTGCCAATTATAATAACAATAGAAAATAAAAAGGTTAAAAATATTATGATGTATCAAGCTTCACCAAAATTATCTAAAGATTTTATTTTAGATAGAGAGAGATTAGCTAAATCTCTAAATATTTCGAAAGATGATTTTAGAGAGGATATTGATATAGTAAAAGCTTATACTGGGGTATGGGATTTGATGATACCTTTAAAAAGTAAAGAGGCTTTAGATAATATAGATGGAAATATGAATTTAATAAAAGAGTTAAGTAGAGAGTTAGGAATTATCTCATTACACCCATTTTATTTAGCTGAAAATAAGCAACTATATGCTAGAAATTTGGCTCCTATTGTAGATATAGATGAGGAAGCTGCAACTGGAACTTCTAATGGAGCTTTAACTTATTATCTTTATTCTCTTGGAATAGTAAGTGATAGAGAGGAGATCTCTGTTATTCAAGGGGAGCAAATGGGAAGAAAAAGCGAGATAAGAGGAAAAATTCAAATTGAAAATGGAGAGATAAAAGTTTTAATCGGTGGTACAGCACTTAAAATTATTGAGGGGGTACTTCTTAATCAATAA
- the rsgA gene encoding ribosome small subunit-dependent GTPase A — protein MNKIQGFYYVKVDEQVYECKLRGILKRKDDKQNCVVGDIVEISEDNAIIKVEKRKNLVERPLVANIDYLVIQFAGKDPAIDYERLNILILRGFYYKISPIIVVNKIDLLTEEEIEDIKKNLEFLNQLNIPYFLVSERENVGIEELKAFIKDKITAFGGPSGVGKSSIINLLQNAKKLETGETSKRLKRGKHTTKDTNLLPLKDGGYIIDTPGFSSIELPDIKDVQELIGLFPEFAVEESCKFHNCLHLNEPGCIIKSRVEEGLISQTRYEFYKRIYEKLKNERWNKYE, from the coding sequence ATAAATAAGATACAAGGTTTTTATTATGTAAAAGTTGATGAACAAGTATATGAATGTAAACTTAGAGGAATTTTAAAAAGAAAAGATGACAAACAAAATTGCGTTGTAGGGGATATAGTTGAGATATCTGAGGACAATGCTATTATAAAAGTAGAAAAAAGAAAAAATCTAGTTGAAAGACCTTTAGTAGCAAATATAGATTATTTAGTAATACAATTTGCTGGAAAAGATCCTGCAATAGATTATGAAAGATTAAATATTCTAATTCTTAGAGGATTCTACTACAAAATATCTCCAATTATTGTTGTAAATAAGATAGACTTATTGACAGAGGAAGAGATTGAGGATATTAAAAAGAATTTAGAGTTTTTAAATCAGTTAAATATACCATATTTTCTTGTATCAGAAAGAGAAAATGTTGGAATTGAAGAACTAAAAGCTTTTATTAAAGATAAGATAACAGCTTTTGGAGGTCCTAGTGGAGTAGGAAAATCAAGTATTATAAATCTTCTACAAAATGCTAAAAAACTTGAAACTGGAGAGACAAGCAAGAGATTGAAAAGAGGAAAACACACAACAAAAGATACAAATCTTTTACCATTAAAAGATGGAGGATATATTATTGATACTCCAGGTTTCTCATCAATTGAACTTCCAGATATTAAAGATGTTCAAGAATTGATTGGACTTTTTCCAGAATTTGCAGTGGAAGAAAGCTGTAAATTCCATAACTGTTTGCATTTGAATGAGCCAGGTTGTATAATTAAAAGTAGAGTAGAAGAGGGATTGATCTCACAAACTAGATATGAATTTTATAAAAGAATATATGAAAAACTTAAAAATGAGAGGTGGAATAAATATGAATAA